One Ranitomeya variabilis isolate aRanVar5 chromosome 5, aRanVar5.hap1, whole genome shotgun sequence DNA window includes the following coding sequences:
- the NEIL1 gene encoding endonuclease 8-like 1, giving the protein MPEGPELHLASLYVNKVCHGLHFGGDVEKSAVSKNPEVPFSCPNYTISAVSRGKEVKLILTPVAGAVAWIVFRFGMSGSFKLTSEEEIPKHAHLRFYTRAVPRQVLSFVDQRRFGSWVYNGTWQPERGPCVMTEYEKFRENVLSHLADKPFDKPICEVLLNQKYFNGIGNYLRAEILFRLKIPPFMPARTVLESIKDQSQNADLSLSKKVKIKKENPDLLQLCNLLPMEVIDLGGKGYAPGYKKEDYNALMQWMQCYYVPGMKSLKDHNGRMIWFQGEPGPLAPKGKKVGKQSKSVAAKGKPIKVETNATKSKAKRKTLTSVKKECKDGVKVEAEEETAVKRKRAKMAENSNEDAKVRNKGGVQRLQRGKKTMDDPEVKVSRRVSLRSTMPKTPTKRGKTSKLSEDFPTPKSRQRRLKSDEENLPCNSPKMKTRTRGRSAVQTKNKS; this is encoded by the exons ATGCCGGAAGGTCCAGAGCTTCACCTTGCCAGTCTCTATGTTAACAAGGTGTGCCATGGATTGCATTTTGGGGGAgacgtggagaaatcggcagttagCAAAAATCCAGAAGTGCCGTTCAGCTGCCCGAACTATACCATCAGTGCGGTGTCCCGGGGAAAGGAGGTGAAGCTGATCCTCACGCCCGTGGCAGGTGCCGTGGCATGGATTGTCTTCAGATTTGGCATGTCTGGAAGCTTCAAGCTCACCAGCGAGGAGGAAATCCCAAAGCACGCTCACCTGCGCTTCTACACTCGGGCCGTTCCCCGGCAGGTGCTGAGCTTCGTAGACCAACGTCGCTTTGGAAGCTGGGTATATAACGGCACGTGGCAGCCGGAGCGTGGGCCTTGTGTGATGACGGAGTACGAAAAGTTCAG GGAGAATGTGTTAAGCCACTTGGCTGATAAACCATTTGACAAGCCTATCTGTGAAGTTCTGCTGAACCAGAAATACTTCAATGGTATTGGCAACTACTTACGAGCGGAGATCCTGTTTCG GTTGAAGATTCCTCCATTTATGCCAGCTcggactgtgttggaaagcattaaGGATCAGAGCCAG AATGCAGACCTCTCTCTAAGCAAGAAAGTCAAAATCAAGAAAGAAAATCCAGACCTCCTGCAGCTTTGTAATTTGTTGCCTATGGAGGTTATTGACCTGG gGGGTAAAGGGTATGCACCTGGTTATAAAAAAGAGGACTATAATGCCCTGATGCAGTGGATGCAGTGTTACTATGTTCCAGGAATGAAATCTTTGAAAGACCATAATGGGAGGATGATCTGGTTCCAG GGAGAACCAGGTCCTCTTGCTCCAAAAG GGAAGAAAGTGGGAAAGCAAAGCAAGTCTGTGGCTGCGAAAGGCAAACCAATTAAG GTTGAAACTAATGCAACTAAAAgcaaagcaaaaaggaaaacattgACCTCTGTGAAGAAGGAATGCAAGGATGGAGTAAAGGTGGAAGCAGAAGAAGAAACTGCTGTTAAAAGAAAAAGGGCAAAGATGGCTGAAAATTCAAATGAAGATGCAAAAGTGAGAAATAAGGGAGGAGTACAGAGGTTGCAGAGAGGAAAGAAAACTATGGATGACCCTGAAGTGAAAGTCTCAAGGCGAGTATCCCTTCGAAGCACAATGCCAAAGACTCCAACAAAAAGAGGAAAAACTTCAAAACTGTCAGAAGATTTCCCTACACCTAAATCCAGGCAAAGGAGGCTGAAATCTGATGAGGAGAACCTGCCATGCAACTCTCCGAAGATGAAAACTAGAACAAGAGGGAGATCTG